A single Staphylococcus muscae DNA region contains:
- a CDS encoding replication-associated recombination protein A: MTTEPLASRMRPRNIDEVIAQQHLVGDSGIIRRMVQAQRLSSMIFYGPPGIGKTSIAQAIAGSTAFKFRQLNAVTNTKKDMQLIVEEAKMSGQVILLLDEIHRLDKAKQDFLLPHLENGKIVLIGATTSNPYHAINPAIRSRAQIFELYPLGPDDIKQALKKALEDDERGLKSYDATIDDDAFEYFATQSQGDVRSALNALELAVLSANTKPAHITLQDAEDCLQRGAFLSDKDGDMHYDVMSAFQKSIRGSDVDAALHYLARLIQAGDLPTIARRLLVISYEDIGLASPSAGQRTLAAIEAAERLGFPEARIPLSQAVIELCLSPKSNSAITSIDGALSDIRKGHVGQIPDHLRDGHYSGAKELGRAIGYKYPHSYDSGFVAQQYLPNKLKNKQYYQPKETSKTEQQMKQIYENIKKQQK; this comes from the coding sequence ATGACAACCGAACCTTTAGCTTCCCGTATGCGACCACGCAATATCGACGAAGTCATTGCACAACAACACCTTGTAGGTGATAGCGGGATTATTCGACGTATGGTTCAAGCTCAACGCTTATCGTCAATGATATTTTATGGCCCTCCAGGCATTGGTAAGACGAGCATTGCTCAGGCGATTGCTGGTAGTACTGCCTTTAAGTTTCGCCAGTTGAATGCCGTTACAAATACAAAAAAAGATATGCAATTGATTGTAGAAGAAGCGAAAATGTCAGGACAAGTTATTCTGTTGCTCGATGAGATTCATAGACTTGATAAAGCGAAACAAGACTTTTTGTTACCACATCTTGAAAATGGCAAAATTGTTTTGATTGGTGCTACAACTTCAAATCCATATCACGCAATAAACCCGGCGATACGGTCACGTGCACAAATCTTTGAACTCTATCCTCTAGGCCCAGATGATATTAAACAAGCTCTAAAAAAGGCATTAGAAGACGATGAACGAGGATTAAAAAGTTATGACGCAACGATCGATGACGATGCCTTTGAATACTTCGCCACACAGAGTCAAGGCGATGTTAGAAGTGCGTTGAATGCTCTAGAACTTGCGGTATTGAGTGCGAATACAAAACCTGCACATATCACATTACAAGATGCAGAGGATTGTCTACAACGTGGCGCATTTTTAAGTGATAAAGATGGTGATATGCATTACGACGTGATGAGTGCATTCCAAAAGTCCATTCGTGGGAGTGATGTCGATGCTGCTTTACACTATCTCGCACGTCTTATTCAAGCTGGAGATTTACCGACGATTGCACGACGTCTATTAGTGATTAGTTATGAAGATATCGGACTTGCATCACCGAGTGCAGGACAACGTACACTTGCAGCAATAGAAGCTGCTGAACGCCTTGGATTTCCAGAGGCACGTATCCCACTGAGCCAAGCAGTGATTGAACTTTGTCTGTCGCCAAAATCTAATTCAGCAATTACTTCTATTGATGGTGCACTTTCTGATATTCGCAAAGGGCATGTCGGACAAATACCAGATCATTTGAGAGATGGACATTACAGTGGTGCAAAAGAACTAGGTCGAGCAATTGGATACAAATATCCACATAGTTATGATTCAGGGTTTGTCGCACAACAATACTTACCAAATAAGCTTAAAAATAAACAGTATTATCAGCCAAAAGAAACATCTAAGACTGAACAACAGATGAAACAAATCTATGAGAATATCAAAAAACAACAGAAATAG
- the cymR gene encoding cysteine metabolism transcriptional regulator CymR has protein sequence MKISTKGRYGLTLMIALAKREGTGCVSLKTIAEENDLSDLYLEQLVGPLRNAGLIRSVRGAKGGYELNMSSEEITAGDIIRLLEGPLTIVERIESEPPAQQQLWLRMRDAVKDVLDKTTLQSLAAHEDTTDLEGYMFYI, from the coding sequence ATGAAAATATCGACTAAAGGCAGATATGGTTTAACATTGATGATTGCTTTAGCAAAAAGAGAAGGTACGGGTTGCGTGTCTTTAAAAACAATTGCTGAAGAAAACGACCTCAGTGATTTATATCTTGAACAACTTGTCGGTCCGTTACGTAATGCAGGATTAATTAGAAGTGTACGTGGTGCAAAAGGTGGCTATGAATTAAACATGTCATCTGAAGAGATTACAGCAGGTGATATTATTCGACTACTCGAAGGACCATTGACAATTGTAGAACGCATTGAGTCTGAACCACCTGCGCAACAGCAGTTATGGTTGAGAATGCGTGATGCTGTAAAAGATGTTTTAGATAAGACGACATTGCAATCATTAGCAGCACATGAAGATACGACAGACTTAGAAGGATACATGTTCTATATTTAA
- a CDS encoding CsbD family protein: MTNEESKFDQLKGNVKETAGNAVGDKALENEGKQDKAAGKVKEAVENVKEKATDAIDKLKGDK, encoded by the coding sequence ATGACAAACGAAGAAAGCAAATTCGATCAATTAAAAGGTAACGTGAAAGAAACTGCAGGTAACGCAGTAGGCGATAAAGCGTTAGAAAACGAAGGTAAACAAGACAAAGCAGCTGGAAAAGTTAAAGAAGCGGTTGAAAATGTAAAAGAAAAAGCAACAGACGCAATCGACAAATTAAAAGGCGACAAATAA
- a CDS encoding Sau3AI family type II restriction endonuclease produces the protein MVKYRTKEEVHNRAKEAVGLTIKELNGGYSLKDTKNSVGDAFENWFDVQKNSDRRPDLVDAGVELKATPIHKIKSGEYRSKERLVLNIINYEEMLIETFETSNFLKKNKAIQLGFYEYEKGKPKDEWSLVETVLFELLKNPIDLEIIRNDWETIHSYIEEGKAHELSESHTTYLSACTKGKSASSMRKQPNSDVLAKQRALSFKTGYMSSLLKDYVLGDKKVESIIKDKFELQDNSLEKTIENAFKPFIGWTIDELSEHFGIEKKDKSLNYRIAMGILNLNGKNEKTNSFPKVDEFEKACIQLKTVKFDKNNINRESMSFPSFSFEDIVNETWFDDEGMPSANWHVFLLEAKFLLFVVKNNGVNDVFKGIKFFSIPEDDIEGPIYEVWKDTVNKIKNGVELTGTYTKNGNLRIKNNFIKKSDQMICHIRPHVPKSDYREKGSYADRLPAPAKWKNKPNSPEFSGSWMTKQSFWINNDYIKKQVQDLL, from the coding sequence ATGGTTAAATATCGAACTAAAGAAGAAGTACATAATAGGGCAAAAGAAGCGGTTGGTTTAACTATAAAAGAGTTAAATGGTGGGTATTCACTTAAAGATACTAAAAATTCCGTAGGTGATGCATTTGAAAATTGGTTTGATGTTCAAAAAAATAGTGATCGTAGACCTGATTTAGTAGATGCCGGTGTAGAATTAAAAGCAACTCCTATACATAAAATTAAGTCGGGTGAGTATCGGTCAAAAGAACGTTTAGTATTAAATATTATTAATTATGAAGAGATGCTGATTGAAACTTTTGAAACAAGTAATTTTTTAAAGAAGAATAAAGCAATTCAATTAGGCTTCTATGAATATGAAAAAGGGAAACCAAAAGATGAATGGTCACTTGTTGAAACTGTTTTGTTTGAACTTTTAAAAAATCCTATTGATCTTGAAATTATTAGAAATGATTGGGAAACTATTCATTCATATATTGAAGAAGGCAAAGCTCATGAATTAAGTGAAAGTCATACTACATATTTATCGGCATGTACAAAGGGGAAAAGTGCTTCATCAATGAGAAAACAGCCAAATTCAGATGTACTAGCTAAACAAAGGGCATTGTCGTTTAAAACTGGTTATATGAGTTCACTCTTGAAAGATTATGTTTTAGGTGATAAAAAAGTCGAGTCGATTATCAAAGATAAATTTGAACTTCAAGATAATTCGCTTGAAAAAACTATTGAGAATGCTTTTAAGCCATTTATAGGGTGGACGATTGATGAATTATCAGAGCACTTTGGAATCGAGAAAAAAGATAAGAGTTTAAATTATAGGATTGCAATGGGAATATTAAATTTAAATGGCAAAAATGAAAAAACTAACTCATTCCCAAAAGTGGATGAGTTTGAAAAAGCATGTATTCAATTAAAAACTGTTAAATTCGATAAAAATAATATAAATAGAGAAAGTATGTCATTTCCTTCTTTTTCTTTTGAGGATATTGTAAATGAAACTTGGTTTGATGATGAAGGTATGCCAAGTGCAAATTGGCATGTTTTCTTATTAGAAGCTAAATTTCTCCTTTTTGTTGTAAAAAATAATGGGGTAAATGATGTATTTAAAGGGATTAAATTTTTCAGCATTCCAGAAGATGATATTGAAGGTCCAATTTATGAAGTTTGGAAAGATACTGTTAATAAAATAAAAAATGGTGTAGAACTTACTGGAACATATACTAAAAATGGTAACTTGCGTATAAAAAATAACTTTATAAAAAAATCTGACCAAATGATTTGTCATATTCGACCACATGTTCCAAAGAGTGATTATCGAGAGAAAGGAAGTTATGCAGATAGATTACCTGCTCCAGCGAAATGGAAAAATAAGCCAAACAGTCCTGAGTTCTCTGGTAGCTGGATGACAAAGCAATCATTTTGGATTAATAATGACTATATCAAGAAACAAGTACAAGATCTTTTGTAA
- the dcm gene encoding DNA (cytosine-5-)-methyltransferase, which translates to MERIKVAELFAGVGGFRLGLENTNSKVFDVTWANQWEPSRKVQHAFECYSHHFNTGQHVNIDINNVSDKEMADTNIDMIVGGFPCQDYSVARSLSGELGIQGKKGVLFWQIIRFIQNTFPKFLLLENVDRLLKSPSSQRGRDFSVMLSTLNELGYDIEWRVINAADYGNSQRRRRVFIFGYKRDLSYGKLLQNKELEDIIYESGLYAKAFPIEKEPYKNRVSYTEIPKDIVEVSEDFSFTYFNSGVMRNGEVCTIDTKPILEEPTPLKDILETEVDEKYYLDNSKIEKFNYLRGPKKIKRTSKTGHEYYFSEGGMSETDSLELPARTMLTSEGSINRSTHFLKDNVGYRILTPVEAERLNGFPDNWTNTMNDRMRYFCMGNALVIPLITRIANQIEEIVSISDDSYSQLELF; encoded by the coding sequence ATGGAAAGAATTAAAGTGGCAGAACTTTTTGCTGGTGTTGGTGGTTTTAGATTAGGTTTAGAAAATACAAATAGCAAAGTTTTTGATGTAACATGGGCTAATCAATGGGAACCATCTCGAAAGGTACAACACGCTTTTGAATGTTACAGCCATCATTTTAATACTGGTCAACATGTAAATATAGATATAAATAATGTGTCAGACAAAGAGATGGCAGATACAAATATAGATATGATTGTTGGTGGTTTTCCATGTCAAGATTATTCAGTAGCGAGAAGTTTAAGCGGTGAACTTGGTATACAAGGTAAAAAAGGTGTTTTATTCTGGCAAATTATTAGGTTTATTCAAAATACATTTCCTAAATTCTTACTTCTTGAAAATGTAGATAGACTTCTAAAATCTCCTTCAAGTCAAAGAGGAAGAGACTTTTCTGTTATGTTATCAACTCTTAATGAGTTAGGCTACGACATAGAATGGAGAGTTATAAATGCTGCTGATTATGGTAATAGCCAAAGACGTAGAAGAGTGTTTATATTTGGCTATAAAAGAGACCTTTCATATGGGAAATTATTGCAGAATAAGGAATTAGAAGACATTATTTATGAAAGTGGATTATATGCAAAGGCATTTCCAATAGAAAAAGAACCATATAAAAATAGAGTTTCATATACAGAAATCCCAAAAGACATTGTCGAAGTGTCTGAAGATTTTAGTTTTACTTATTTTAATTCTGGAGTAATGAGAAATGGTGAAGTTTGTACAATAGACACTAAACCTATATTAGAAGAACCGACACCGCTAAAAGATATTTTGGAAACAGAAGTAGACGAAAAATACTATTTAGACAACTCTAAAATTGAAAAGTTTAATTATCTTAGAGGTCCTAAAAAAATAAAAAGGACTTCTAAAACCGGACATGAATACTATTTTTCTGAAGGTGGAATGTCAGAAACAGACTCTTTAGAATTACCTGCTAGAACAATGTTGACGAGTGAAGGTTCTATTAACAGAAGTACACATTTCTTGAAAGATAATGTTGGTTACAGAATTTTAACACCAGTTGAAGCGGAAAGACTTAATGGATTTCCAGATAATTGGACAAATACTATGAATGATA